A window of the Oryza brachyantha chromosome 5, ObraRS2, whole genome shotgun sequence genome harbors these coding sequences:
- the LOC102718179 gene encoding ribosomal RNA-processing protein 14-like — MGRKPSSAAAAAAAAAVDDDALSASAKAAEDLLAASYCGGVRGHSLFFDALVQLIPPRFYLSSAADEDRPWYEGLSKSAKAAMKAQSRANVKAARRARLDPSAPPSSTLDLLKKSAAADQEAEESSDGEDGGSDDDDEGDDEVEEQEDEGEEEEEEEEDMQLAPAAVVSEDRTVTYEELRERLHRRMAELRGNRCTRAEFLNKPKREKGKKGKKGKDAGKKRKREDGDKEAEGKDGKKSKKEDDSKTPDIVYGNVSVDPKEARRRKKRRIKNKRKALEEAKRMQQAKEDPKKATKLAWDLATRRSAGEKVHDDPKLIKESMKKDKKRQQKHAEQWKERQKMVDKQKRERQNKRTENIRERAHQKKMRKIEKREKKLMRPGFEGRKEGYVNG; from the coding sequence ATGGGCAGGAAGccctcgtccgccgccgccgccgccgcggccgcggccgtcgacgacgacgcgctcTCCGCGAGCGCCAAGGCCGCCGAAGACCTCCTCGCCGCGTCCTActgcggcggcgtgcgcggcCACTCCCTCTTcttcgacgccctcgtgcagCTCATCCCCCCGCGCTTCTacctctcctccgccgccgacgaggaccGCCCCTGGTACGAGGGCCTCTCCAAGTCGGCCAAGGCGGCCATGAAGGCCCAGTCCCGCGCCAACGTCAaggccgcccgccgcgcccgcctcgacccctccgcgccgccctcctccaccCTCGACCTTCTCAAGAaatcggccgccgccgaccaggAGGCAGAGGAGTCGTCTGACGGGGAagacggcggcagcgacgatgatgatgaaggCGATGATGAGGTTGAAGAGCAAGAGGacgaaggagaggaggaggaggaggaggaggaggatatgCAGctcgcgccggcggccgtggTGTCCGAGGACCGCACGGTGACCTACGAGGAGCTGCGGGAGCGGCTTCACCGCCGCATGGCCGAGCTTCGTGGGAACCGGTGCACCAGGGCAGAGTTCCTGAACAAGCCCAAGAGGGAGAAGGGGAAGAAAGGTAAGAAGGGGAAGGATGcggggaagaagaggaagcggGAGGATGGCGATAAGGAAGCGGAGGGCAAGGATGGGAAGAAGTCCAAGAAGGAGGACGATTCGAAGACACCGGATATCGTCTATGGCAATGTGTCGGTTGATCCTAAGGAGGCgaggagaaggaagaagaggagaatcAAGAACAAGAGGAAGGCTTTGGAGGAGGCCAAGCGGATGCAGCAGGCAAAGGAGGATCCTAAGAAGGCGACCAAGTTGGCGTGGGATTTGGCCACGAGACGGTCTGCTGGGGAGAAGGTGCACGACGACCCCAAGTTGATTAAGGAGAGCATGAAGAAGGATAAAAAGCGTCAGCAGAAGCACGCTGAGCAGTGGAAGGAGAGGCAGAAGATGGTGGATAAGCAGAAAAGGGAGAGGCAAAACAAGAGAACAGAGAACATCCGGGAGCGGGCTCACCAGAAGAAGATGCGCAAGATTGAGAAGCGTGAGAAGAAGCTTATGCGGCCCGGATTTGAAGGGCGCAAGGAAGGATATGTCAACGGGTAA
- the LOC102718460 gene encoding brain acid soluble protein 1, with protein sequence MGCGGSKEDVATGNTAGKLLRRKSSVSASHPSSSSSSSDGTSSVVVKKDAEVTSAEKPAAVSEAAAAAVVVKKDVTIFAATLPVTEAMATATAEQPKKEEEEEQLPESTMADEATAVEAQAPIKTDETKEVLVLEEETKAEEEATPSSPAPATHHVESKEQNTTEAKPVDVNDDEHKVEEVAASPSETEKKDAADEKTADTVVSESSPSDIEKMDAVDEQTTAAVSESSPSETEKKDAVEEKTADGAVSESSPSDTEKKDAADEKTADAVSESSPLETDKNEAVDDKTAAVAAAAPPSEPSPAN encoded by the exons atGGGTTGCGGTGGCTCCAAGGAGGACGTGGCCACCGGCAACACCGCTGGCAAGCTCCTCCGGAGGAAGTCCTCCGTCTCCGCCAGCCacccctcgtcgtcgtcgtcgtcctccgacGGCACCTCCTCCGTCGTCGTGAAGAAGGACGCCGAGGTGACGTCGGCTGAGAAGCCCGCCGCCGTttcggaggcggcggcggcggcggtggtggtcaAGAAGGATGTCACCATCTTCGCTGCCACTCTCCCGGTGACcgaggcgatggcgacggcgacggcggagcagcctaagaaggaggaggaggaggagcagctgcCCGAGTCCACCATGGCCGATGAAgcgacggcggtggaggcgcagGCGCCTATTAAGACCGACGAGACCAAGGAGGTCCTTGTTCTCGAGGAGGAGACCaaagccgaggaggaggcgacgccgtcgtctccaGCTCCGGCAACTCACCATG TGGAATCCAAAGAGCAGAACACCACGGAGGCCAAACCTGTCGACGTCAACGACGACGAGCACAAGGTAGAGGAGgtggccgcctcgccgtcggagACAGAGAAGAaggacgccgccgacgagaaAACCGCCGATACTGTTGTCTCGgaatcgtcgccgtcggacaTAGAGAAGATGGACGCCGTCGACGAACAAACCACCGCTGCTGTCTCGGAGTCGTCGCCATCGGAGACAGAGAAGAAGGACGCCGTCGAGGAGAAAACCGCCGATGGTGCTGTCTCagagtcgtcgccgtcggacaCAGAGAAGAaggacgccgccgacgagaaAACCGCCGATGCTGTCTCGGAGTCGTCGCCACTGGAGACAGACAAGAACGAGGCCGTCGACGACAAAACCGCCGCcgttgcggcagcggcgccgccaAGCGAACCATCACCGGCCAACTAA
- the LOC102717901 gene encoding receptor-like cytoplasmic kinase 185 isoform X1, which yields MERNQHGGSCVKTISALTFVGCPRRLLPPRSDISCTLSSLYRPSLPLSLQIADRPPPNSTPDPLHPSKIGFWKGPPPTPDQGEIPVSSDKSNSQGGFDSRKDSIMPRDGNGQHIAAHTFTFRDLAAATKNFRQDCLLGEGGFGRVYKGHLENGQDVAVKQLDRNGLQGNREFLVEVLMLSLLHHDNLVNLIGYCADGDQRLLVYEFMPLGSLEDHLHDIPPDKEPLDWNTRMKIVAGVAKGLEFLHDKANPPVIYRDFKSSNILLGQGYHPKLSDFGLAKLGPVGDKTHVSTRVMGTYGYCAPEYAMTGQLTVKSDVYSFGVVFLELITGRKAIDNTKPLGEQNLVAWARPLFKDRKKFPKMADPLLAGRFPMRGLYQALAVAAMCLQEQAATRPFIGDVVIALSYLASQTYDPNAPVQHSRSNASTPRARPRGGGNGDQRRLHSPDSGCGSGRRLGLDNMDTNSSQMGSPAYTGKKRESSRGTVRPRAIAEAKTSGENSRERK from the exons ATGGAGAGAAACCAACACGGTGGATCATGTGTGAAGACCATTTCTGCCCTCACTTTTGTTGGCTGCCCGAGGCGACTTTTGCCTCCACGCTCGGACATCTCATGCACTCTCTCTTCATTGTATCGACCATCCCTGCCCCTTTCTCTCCAAATCGCTGACCGACCGCCCCCAAATTCCACACCAGACCCCCTGCATCCTTCAAAGATCGGATTTTGGAAAGGTCCTCCGCCTACCCCAGATCAGGGAGAGATCCCCGTGTCGTCTG ATAAATCAAACTCACAGGGTGGATTCGACTCTAGGAAGGATTCAATAATGCCAAGGGACGGGAATGGTCAGCATATTGCAGCACACACTTTCACTTTTCGTGACCTTGCTGCTGCCACTAAGAACTTCAGACAAGATTGTCTATTGGGTGAGGGAGGTTTTGGCCGCGTATATAAAGGACACTTGGAAAATGGGCAG GATGTTGCAGTGAAGCAACTTGATCGCAATGGTCTTCAAGGAAATAGAGAGTTTCTGGTCGAGGTCCTTATGCTCAGTCTATTGCACCACGATAACCTGGTTAACCTAATTGGATACTGTGCTGATGGGGATCAACGTCTTCTTGTATATGAGTTTATGCCGTTGGGATCACTTGAGGATCATCTGCACG ATATTCCACCTGATAAGGAGCCTCTCGATTGGAATACACGGATGAAGATTGTTGCTGGTGTAGCCAAGGGCTTGGAATTCTTGCATGACAAGGCAAATCCTCCTGTAATTTATAGGGATTTCAAGTCATCAAACATTCTTCTTGGTCAAGGATACCATCCAAAACTATCAGACTTTGGCCTGGCAAAACTTGGCCCTGTTGGTGACAAAACTCATGTTTCAACTCGTGTTATGGGAACTTATGGCTACTGTGCCCCAGAATACGCAATGACTGGGCAGCTTACTGTTAAATCTGATGTGTATAGTTTTGGTGTTGTGTTCCTTGAACTGATTACCGGCCGCAAAGCAATCGACAACACCAAGCCACTTGGAGAGCAAAACCTAGTGGCATGG GCCCGTCCCCTGTTCAAAGACCGCAAGAAGTTTCCTAAAATGGCTGATCCATTACTTGCGGGCCGTTTTCCTATGCGGGGGTTGTATCAGGCATTAGCTGTTGCCGCAATGTGTTTGCAAGAGCAAGCTGCCACTAGACCTTTTATAGGAGATGTGGTTATTGCTCTTTCATATCTTGCTTCTCAGACATATGATCCAAATGCACCAGTTCAGCACAGCAGGAGCAATGCATCTACCCCAAGGGCCAGACCCCGTGGTGGTGGGAATGGTGACCAACGGCGTCTCCACTCTCCAGATTCTGGCTGTGGTTCTGGTCGGCGATTGGGCTTGGATAACATGGACACGAACAGTTCACAGATGGGCAGTCCAGCTTATACAGGAAAGAAGAGGGAATCATCGCGGGGTACTGTCAGGCCGCGTGCAATTGCAGAGGCCAAAACATCGGGGGAGAACTCTAGAGAAAGGAAGTGA
- the LOC102706473 gene encoding vesicle-associated protein 2-2-like has translation MMGSEDSGLVAIHPGEIRFEFEVKKKSSCSVYLVNRSEEYVAFKVKTTSPKRYCVRPNVGVILPRATCAFTVIMQAQMTAPPDLQIKDKFLVQTTAVPFGTADEDISPAFFSKETGRYIEENKLRVVLVSATQLEQQFLAEVPSAMSGVEVPVAKETLNIVNEVPNMMDEVSHSLKTSFPPLREDPATLNEIPFPVKHTTILSPSKEVPVISAEGAHYWKETPAESLLSVNEVPHSLKINFPPLRENPATPNEIPFPIKQTSILATSKEVPSISADIAHHLKETSAVSVESHFSSTETNVASNEWPETLKDTSAPEEHGTLSGRLVNAKNLHHVTDDVQNLVAKLSNLEVKLEEAESVIIKLKEETRTTIRERDKLKQEMVLLTRKGASRSQAGFPLLFVGYMAILGVSLGYLLHL, from the exons aTGATGGGCAGCGAGGACTCCGGCCTCGTCGCGATCCACCCCGGAGAGATCCGGTTCGAAT TTGAGGTGAAGAAGAAAAGTTCATGTTCTGTCTATCTAGTGAACAGATCAGAGGAATATGTTGCATTCAAG GTCAAAACAACTTCACCAAAAAGATATTGTGTTCGACCAAATGTAGGAGTTATTCTTCCAAGGGCAACATGTGCTTTTACAG TTATTATGCAAGCACAAATGACTGCTCCACCAGATCTGCAAATAAAAGACAAGTTTCTTGTGCAGACCACAGCTGTTCCTTTCGGTACAGCTGATGAAGACATTTCTCCTGCTTTT TTCTCCAAAGAAACAGGAAGATATATTGAGGAGAATAAGCTGAGAGTTGTCCTTGTCAGTGCAACTCAGCTTGAACAGCAATTCCTTGCTGAAGTCCCCAGTGCCATGTCAGGAGTTGAGGTTCCTGTGGCAAAAGAGACACTAAATATTGTGAATGAAGTACCTAATATGATGGATGAAGTTTCCCATTCCCTGAAAACAAGCTTTCCCCCTCTGAGAGAAGATCCAGCCACTTTGAATGAGATCCCCTTCCCTGTAAAACATACAACTATTCTGTCCCCATCAAAAGAAGTTCCAGTTATTTCAGCAGAAGGTGCCCACTATTGGAAAGAAACCCCTGCTGAAAGCTTGTTATCAGTGAATGAAGTTCCTCATTccctgaaaataaacttcccCCCTCTGAGAGAAAATCCAGCTACTCCGAATGAAATTCCCTTTCCCATAAAACAGACAAGTATTCTGGCAACATCAAAAGAAGTTCCATCTATTTCAGCAGACATTGCTCACCATTTAAAAGAAACATCTGCTGTTTCTGTAGAATCTCATTTTTCGTCAACAGAAACAAATGTGGCCTCGAATGAATGGCCTGAAACATTGAAAGATACTTCTGCCCCAGAAGAACATGGCACTTTAAGCGGTAGACTTGTCAATGCAAAGAATCTTCATCAC GTAACTGATGATGTTCAGAATCTAGTGGCAAAACTCAGTAACCTTGAAGTAAAACTAGAAGAG GCTGAAAGTGTGATAATTAAACTTAAGGAGGAAACCAGAACTACCATCAGGGAACGAGACAAGTTAAAGCAAGAAATG GTTTTGTTGACAAGGAAGGGCGCTTCACGGAGCCAAGCCGGTTTCCCTTTGCTGTTTGTGGGCTACATGGCGATTCTTGGCGTGTCACTCGGTTACCTGTTGCACCTATGA
- the LOC102717901 gene encoding receptor-like cytoplasmic kinase 185 isoform X2 → MGCFPCFSSTGKGEAKKEGGAGGGSGGSDRKDDSSDRRVTRVGSDKSNSQGGFDSRKDSIMPRDGNGQHIAAHTFTFRDLAAATKNFRQDCLLGEGGFGRVYKGHLENGQDVAVKQLDRNGLQGNREFLVEVLMLSLLHHDNLVNLIGYCADGDQRLLVYEFMPLGSLEDHLHDIPPDKEPLDWNTRMKIVAGVAKGLEFLHDKANPPVIYRDFKSSNILLGQGYHPKLSDFGLAKLGPVGDKTHVSTRVMGTYGYCAPEYAMTGQLTVKSDVYSFGVVFLELITGRKAIDNTKPLGEQNLVAWARPLFKDRKKFPKMADPLLAGRFPMRGLYQALAVAAMCLQEQAATRPFIGDVVIALSYLASQTYDPNAPVQHSRSNASTPRARPRGGGNGDQRRLHSPDSGCGSGRRLGLDNMDTNSSQMGSPAYTGKKRESSRGTVRPRAIAEAKTSGENSRERK, encoded by the exons ATGGGCTGCTTTCCGTGCTTCAGCTCGACCGGCAAGGGGGAGGCAAAGAAGGAAGGTGGCGCTGGTGGTGGCAGTGGGGGCAGCGACCGTAAGGACGACTCGTCAGATCGCCGTGTCACGCGGGTTGGATCAG ATAAATCAAACTCACAGGGTGGATTCGACTCTAGGAAGGATTCAATAATGCCAAGGGACGGGAATGGTCAGCATATTGCAGCACACACTTTCACTTTTCGTGACCTTGCTGCTGCCACTAAGAACTTCAGACAAGATTGTCTATTGGGTGAGGGAGGTTTTGGCCGCGTATATAAAGGACACTTGGAAAATGGGCAG GATGTTGCAGTGAAGCAACTTGATCGCAATGGTCTTCAAGGAAATAGAGAGTTTCTGGTCGAGGTCCTTATGCTCAGTCTATTGCACCACGATAACCTGGTTAACCTAATTGGATACTGTGCTGATGGGGATCAACGTCTTCTTGTATATGAGTTTATGCCGTTGGGATCACTTGAGGATCATCTGCACG ATATTCCACCTGATAAGGAGCCTCTCGATTGGAATACACGGATGAAGATTGTTGCTGGTGTAGCCAAGGGCTTGGAATTCTTGCATGACAAGGCAAATCCTCCTGTAATTTATAGGGATTTCAAGTCATCAAACATTCTTCTTGGTCAAGGATACCATCCAAAACTATCAGACTTTGGCCTGGCAAAACTTGGCCCTGTTGGTGACAAAACTCATGTTTCAACTCGTGTTATGGGAACTTATGGCTACTGTGCCCCAGAATACGCAATGACTGGGCAGCTTACTGTTAAATCTGATGTGTATAGTTTTGGTGTTGTGTTCCTTGAACTGATTACCGGCCGCAAAGCAATCGACAACACCAAGCCACTTGGAGAGCAAAACCTAGTGGCATGG GCCCGTCCCCTGTTCAAAGACCGCAAGAAGTTTCCTAAAATGGCTGATCCATTACTTGCGGGCCGTTTTCCTATGCGGGGGTTGTATCAGGCATTAGCTGTTGCCGCAATGTGTTTGCAAGAGCAAGCTGCCACTAGACCTTTTATAGGAGATGTGGTTATTGCTCTTTCATATCTTGCTTCTCAGACATATGATCCAAATGCACCAGTTCAGCACAGCAGGAGCAATGCATCTACCCCAAGGGCCAGACCCCGTGGTGGTGGGAATGGTGACCAACGGCGTCTCCACTCTCCAGATTCTGGCTGTGGTTCTGGTCGGCGATTGGGCTTGGATAACATGGACACGAACAGTTCACAGATGGGCAGTCCAGCTTATACAGGAAAGAAGAGGGAATCATCGCGGGGTACTGTCAGGCCGCGTGCAATTGCAGAGGCCAAAACATCGGGGGAGAACTCTAGAGAAAGGAAGTGA
- the LOC102717901 gene encoding receptor-like cytoplasmic kinase 185 isoform X3: protein MPRDGNGQHIAAHTFTFRDLAAATKNFRQDCLLGEGGFGRVYKGHLENGQDVAVKQLDRNGLQGNREFLVEVLMLSLLHHDNLVNLIGYCADGDQRLLVYEFMPLGSLEDHLHDIPPDKEPLDWNTRMKIVAGVAKGLEFLHDKANPPVIYRDFKSSNILLGQGYHPKLSDFGLAKLGPVGDKTHVSTRVMGTYGYCAPEYAMTGQLTVKSDVYSFGVVFLELITGRKAIDNTKPLGEQNLVAWARPLFKDRKKFPKMADPLLAGRFPMRGLYQALAVAAMCLQEQAATRPFIGDVVIALSYLASQTYDPNAPVQHSRSNASTPRARPRGGGNGDQRRLHSPDSGCGSGRRLGLDNMDTNSSQMGSPAYTGKKRESSRGTVRPRAIAEAKTSGENSRERK, encoded by the exons ATGCCAAGGGACGGGAATGGTCAGCATATTGCAGCACACACTTTCACTTTTCGTGACCTTGCTGCTGCCACTAAGAACTTCAGACAAGATTGTCTATTGGGTGAGGGAGGTTTTGGCCGCGTATATAAAGGACACTTGGAAAATGGGCAG GATGTTGCAGTGAAGCAACTTGATCGCAATGGTCTTCAAGGAAATAGAGAGTTTCTGGTCGAGGTCCTTATGCTCAGTCTATTGCACCACGATAACCTGGTTAACCTAATTGGATACTGTGCTGATGGGGATCAACGTCTTCTTGTATATGAGTTTATGCCGTTGGGATCACTTGAGGATCATCTGCACG ATATTCCACCTGATAAGGAGCCTCTCGATTGGAATACACGGATGAAGATTGTTGCTGGTGTAGCCAAGGGCTTGGAATTCTTGCATGACAAGGCAAATCCTCCTGTAATTTATAGGGATTTCAAGTCATCAAACATTCTTCTTGGTCAAGGATACCATCCAAAACTATCAGACTTTGGCCTGGCAAAACTTGGCCCTGTTGGTGACAAAACTCATGTTTCAACTCGTGTTATGGGAACTTATGGCTACTGTGCCCCAGAATACGCAATGACTGGGCAGCTTACTGTTAAATCTGATGTGTATAGTTTTGGTGTTGTGTTCCTTGAACTGATTACCGGCCGCAAAGCAATCGACAACACCAAGCCACTTGGAGAGCAAAACCTAGTGGCATGG GCCCGTCCCCTGTTCAAAGACCGCAAGAAGTTTCCTAAAATGGCTGATCCATTACTTGCGGGCCGTTTTCCTATGCGGGGGTTGTATCAGGCATTAGCTGTTGCCGCAATGTGTTTGCAAGAGCAAGCTGCCACTAGACCTTTTATAGGAGATGTGGTTATTGCTCTTTCATATCTTGCTTCTCAGACATATGATCCAAATGCACCAGTTCAGCACAGCAGGAGCAATGCATCTACCCCAAGGGCCAGACCCCGTGGTGGTGGGAATGGTGACCAACGGCGTCTCCACTCTCCAGATTCTGGCTGTGGTTCTGGTCGGCGATTGGGCTTGGATAACATGGACACGAACAGTTCACAGATGGGCAGTCCAGCTTATACAGGAAAGAAGAGGGAATCATCGCGGGGTACTGTCAGGCCGCGTGCAATTGCAGAGGCCAAAACATCGGGGGAGAACTCTAGAGAAAGGAAGTGA
- the LOC102706193 gene encoding uncharacterized protein LOC102706193: MERPPPSPSPVPEGRWADLPGDIAIAVASRLQEADVCALGGCSRSWRSACDADCVWEALFRRRWPSTAAAGGGEGEGASRVQGWKALYINHHRTTAVAISGVAEFVENNLRNGSLEAEYYLKAIANLASMRDIGFIDAQFFLLSRNYNAIMNLIGLHYSIASLNIPPNEVHKALQARKVEERKVFVSLYKLGRWFYGFRLPDESESHEISLSELTMSEGAAVLAILKRGAVHEVFRLQVSLVDKNK, translated from the exons atggagcggccgccgccgtcgccgtcgccggtgccggaggggaggtgggccgACCTGCCCGGGgacatcgccatcgccgtAGCTTCCCGCCTCCAA GAGGCCGACGTGTGCGCGCTCGGCGGCTGCTCGCGATCATGGCGCAGCGCCTGCGACGCCGACTGCGTGTGGGAGGCCctcttccgccgccgctggccgtccaccgcggcggcagggggaggggaaggggaaggggctTCTCGTGTGCAG GGTTGGAAAGCTCTTTACATTAACCATCACAGAACAACAGCTGTTGCTATATCTGGTGTGGCTGAATTTGTGGAGAATAATTTACGTAATGGGTCACTTGAAGCTGAATATTATCTGAAAGCTATTGCTAATTTGGCCTCGATGAGGGATATAGGTTTTATTGATGCCCAGTTCTTTTTGTTGTCAAGGAATTACAATGCAATCATGAATCTAATCGGATTGCACTATTCAATTGCATCACTGAATATACCG CCAAATGAAGTGCATAAAGCACTTCAAGCTCGCAAAgtggaagaaagaaaagtgTTTGTGAGCTTATACAAGCTTGGTAGGTGGTTCTATGGTTTCCGGTTGCCCGATGAATCTGAATCTCATGAAATTTCATTGAGTGAGCTCACTATGTCTGAGGGGGCAGCAGTTCTAGCCATTCTTAAGCGTGGTGCTGTTCACGAGGTATTTCGTCTCCAGGTCAGTTTGGTGGACAAAAATAAGTGA
- the LOC102705910 gene encoding lipase-like, translated as MERRRWLQAAVLLCVLALCSGRELKIKRTPIYNSTLARTLAEYTSAVYTADLTQLFTWTCERCGDLTEGFEVIELIVDVKNCLQAYVGYASDMNAVVVVFRGTQETSVQNWIEDLFWKQLDLDYPGMPQAKVHSGFYSAYHNTTLRDGVVNGIEKTREAYGNIPIMVTGHSMGGAMASFCALDLVVNYGSKDVTLITFGQPRIGNAVFASHFNCYLPNAIRVTNAHDIVPHLPPYYHYFPQKTYHHFSREVWVHNVGLGSLVYSIEQICDDSGEDPTCSRSVSGNSVQDHLNYLGIGMHAESPGSCRIVTGANTVQCKMDNDGNIVFSKQPGLSADQLHSSQ; from the exons ATggagcggcggaggtggctACAGGCCGCGGTCCTGCTTTGCGTGCTGGCGCTTTGCTCCGGGAGAG AACTCAAGATTAAACGCACCCCCATATACAATTCGACCCTTGCGAGGACGCTTGCAGAATATACTTCAGCA GTTTACACAGCTGACCTGACACAACTCTTTACATGGACCTGTGAAAGGTGTGGTGACTTGACAGAG GGGTTTGAGGTAATAGAGCTGATTGTTGACGTGAAAAATTGCTTGCAG gcatatgttggttatgCTAGTGATATGAATGCTGTCGTAGTTGTGTTCAGAGGCACACAAGAGACCAG CGTTCAGAATTGGATAGAGGACTTGTTTTGGAAGCAGCTTGATCTGGACTACCCAGGCATGCCTCAAGCAAAG GTCCACAGTGGGTTTTATTCTGCATACCACAACACAACATTGCGTGATGGGGTTGTTAATGGCATTGAAAAAACTAGGGAAGCGTATGGTAATATTCCCATCATGGTAACTGGGCATTCAATGGGAGGAGCTATGGCTTCATTTTGTGCACTCGACCTTGTG GTCAATTACGGGTCAAAAGATGTGACACTGATAACATTTGGACAGCCTCGGATTGGGAATGCTGTATTTGCCTCACATTTCAATTGTTATTTGCCAAATGCGATTCGAGTAACTAATGCGCACGATATTGTGCCTCATTTACCCCCGTACTACCACTACTTCCCACAGAAAACCTATCATCATTTCTCAAGAGAG GTATGGGTCCACAATGTTGGACTCGGAAGCCTAGTGTATTCCATAGAGCAAATTTGTGACGACTCTGGAGAAGACCCAACTTGCAGCAG GTCTGTCAGTGGAAACAGTGTGCAAGACCATCTAAACTACCTTGGCATCGGCATGCATGCTGAGTCACCAGGATCTTGCAGAATTGTCACAGGTGCCAATACCGTGCAGTGCAAGATGGACAATGATGGCAATATTGTTTTCTCGAAGCAGCCTGGTTTATCAGCTGATCAGTTACATAGTTCACAGTGA